In Phycisphaerae bacterium, the following proteins share a genomic window:
- a CDS encoding sugar phosphate isomerase/epimerase yields the protein MKLSITTDYLEDRGDPSPYLRRIAEAGFSGVHWCHQWNTDFVYCRWEIEQIGRWLGELGLAMVDLHGPVGPEKDWGSRREYERLAGVELVANRMEMVAQLGSDVVIMHLPAEPEWDGMRRSLDALEPVSRRLGVRVAVENIEFAPVERVLEWYEPSFVGLCYDSGHGNLRPGGLDWLESRKDRLISVHLHDNRGGRDEHNPLFSGTVDWARLAGIVARSSYGKCVSMEVTMKDSGIADETAFLRTVHETGGRLSQMIEAERQALPGR from the coding sequence ATGAAGCTGTCGATTACGACCGATTATCTTGAGGATCGCGGCGATCCGTCGCCGTATTTGCGGCGGATCGCGGAGGCGGGTTTTTCGGGTGTGCACTGGTGCCATCAGTGGAACACGGACTTTGTCTATTGCCGATGGGAGATCGAGCAGATCGGGCGGTGGCTTGGCGAGCTGGGGTTGGCGATGGTGGATCTGCACGGGCCGGTGGGTCCGGAGAAGGACTGGGGTTCGCGGCGGGAGTACGAGCGGCTCGCGGGCGTGGAGTTAGTTGCCAATCGAATGGAGATGGTAGCGCAACTGGGCAGTGACGTGGTGATCATGCACCTGCCGGCGGAGCCGGAGTGGGACGGGATGCGTCGGTCGCTGGACGCTCTTGAGCCGGTGTCGCGTCGGCTTGGGGTTCGGGTGGCGGTGGAGAACATCGAGTTTGCGCCGGTTGAGCGGGTGCTGGAATGGTATGAGCCGTCGTTTGTCGGGTTGTGTTACGACAGCGGGCACGGGAATCTTCGGCCGGGCGGGCTGGACTGGCTGGAGTCGCGGAAGGACCGGCTGATTTCGGTGCATTTGCACGACAATCGGGGCGGGCGGGACGAGCACAATCCTCTGTTTTCGGGAACGGTGGATTGGGCGCGGCTGGCTGGGATCGTGGCGCGGTCGTCGTACGGCAAGTGCGTGAGCATGGAAGTGACGATGAAGGATTCGGGGATCGCGGACGAGACGGCGTTTTTGCGGACCGTGCATGAGACGGGCGGCCGGTTGAGTCAGATGATCGAGGCGGAGCGTCAGGCGTTGCCGGGCCGTTGA
- a CDS encoding fumarate hydratase, which translates to MRTIQYQQVVEAVKRLCIEAAHRLPPDVLAALRRSAQTESNPQARHLLELTLENAQIAERQNVPLCQDTGVTVVFVEQGSRLTVEPPAENPDAGLIDAINQGVAAGYADGFLRKSMVADPAGKRVNTGDNTPAVVHHAFVPGDQLKLSVMLKGGGCENRSRLAMLTPAQGAKGVEAFVVDTIRQAGADACPPFVVGVGIGGNFELACLLAKKALLRPIDSAHRNSYYADMERRLLAAANQLNIGPQGMGGDTTALAVLIETHPCHIASLPVAVNIECHSHRHGTVIL; encoded by the coding sequence ATGCGGACAATCCAATATCAGCAAGTGGTCGAAGCTGTCAAACGTCTCTGCATCGAAGCCGCACACCGCCTCCCGCCCGACGTCCTGGCCGCCCTGCGACGATCCGCCCAAACCGAATCCAACCCGCAGGCCAGACACCTCCTCGAACTCACCCTCGAAAACGCCCAAATCGCCGAACGGCAAAACGTCCCGCTCTGCCAGGACACCGGCGTAACCGTCGTCTTCGTCGAGCAGGGCAGCCGCCTGACCGTTGAACCCCCAGCCGAAAACCCCGACGCCGGCCTCATCGACGCCATCAACCAAGGCGTCGCCGCCGGTTACGCCGACGGCTTCCTCCGAAAAAGCATGGTCGCCGACCCAGCCGGAAAACGCGTCAACACCGGCGACAACACGCCCGCCGTCGTCCATCACGCCTTTGTCCCAGGCGATCAGCTCAAGCTCTCCGTCATGCTCAAAGGCGGCGGCTGCGAAAACCGAAGCCGACTCGCCATGCTCACCCCCGCGCAAGGCGCCAAAGGCGTCGAAGCCTTCGTCGTCGATACCATCCGGCAGGCCGGAGCCGACGCCTGCCCGCCCTTCGTCGTCGGCGTCGGCATCGGCGGCAACTTCGAACTCGCCTGCCTGCTGGCCAAAAAAGCCCTGCTCCGCCCGATCGACAGCGCCCACCGTAATTCGTATTACGCCGACATGGAACGCCGCCTGCTCGCAGCCGCCAACCAGCTCAACATCGGCCCCCAGGGCATGGGCGGCGACACCACCGCCCTCGCCGTCCTGATCGAGACCCACCCCTGCCACATCGCCTCACTCCCCGTCGCCGTCAACATCGAATGCCACAGCCACCGCCACGGGACAGTGATCCTGTAA
- a CDS encoding rRNA pseudouridine synthase, translating to MARERLQKTSKERLQKVLAAAGFGSRRACEEIILAGRVSVNGQPVDTLPVLVDPQTDKIQVDGMRVRIEPKVYLLLNKPKGVLSTASDPEGRRTVVDLVADVGVRVFPVGRLDKDSEGLVLMTNDGELTKRLTHPRYEVERVYVAHVKGEVEGSIVETMRNGIWLSDGRARAKRIRFIKKSRQESILEVVLTQGMNRQVRRMLAKLGLPVKKLVRVRYGSLDLSGAKPGKYRHLTKKEVGGLKTLVKSG from the coding sequence ATGGCAAGAGAGCGACTTCAAAAAACATCGAAAGAACGGCTCCAGAAGGTATTGGCGGCGGCGGGCTTCGGCTCGCGACGGGCGTGCGAAGAGATCATCCTGGCCGGCCGGGTCTCCGTCAACGGTCAGCCCGTCGACACGCTGCCCGTGCTGGTCGACCCGCAGACCGACAAGATCCAGGTCGACGGCATGCGGGTGCGGATTGAGCCGAAGGTCTACCTCCTGCTCAACAAGCCCAAGGGTGTGCTCTCGACCGCCAGCGATCCAGAGGGACGCAGGACAGTGGTCGACTTGGTCGCCGACGTCGGGGTCAGGGTCTTTCCCGTCGGCCGGCTGGACAAAGACTCCGAAGGTCTGGTCCTGATGACCAACGACGGCGAATTGACCAAACGCCTCACCCATCCACGCTACGAAGTCGAACGCGTCTACGTCGCCCACGTCAAGGGCGAGGTCGAAGGTTCGATCGTCGAGACGATGAGAAACGGCATCTGGCTCAGCGACGGCAGGGCCAGAGCCAAACGCATCCGCTTCATCAAAAAGAGCCGTCAGGAGTCGATTCTCGAGGTCGTCCTCACCCAGGGCATGAACCGCCAGGTCCGGCGCATGCTCGCCAAGCTGGGCCTGCCGGTAAAAAAGTTGGTCCGTGTCCGATACGGGTCGCTCGACCTGTCCGGCGCTAAACCCGGAAAATACAGGCATTTAACGAAAAAAGAGGTCGGCGGATTAAAAACGCTGGTAAAATCTGGATGA
- a CDS encoding response regulator, whose product MNPQQIKIAVISNDEAQASTAADVLSGKGYQISRYQNPDQLVSEVAGKSVHVALVDENLPADTMDLVGQLKEADRQLSVILMGSQLSVDTAVRGMQLGVCDYLAKPINGDRLLKAVETALGRRGMFLTSPETINKIIGSRLRDIRRDSDLTTQQLADRVGVTQSQISQIETGRSAASVVTLYRISHALGMNLSSLLEGI is encoded by the coding sequence ATGAACCCACAACAGATCAAGATCGCGGTGATCAGTAACGACGAGGCCCAGGCGTCCACAGCGGCCGATGTTCTCTCGGGAAAGGGCTATCAGATCTCCCGGTATCAGAACCCCGACCAACTGGTCTCCGAGGTCGCGGGAAAGTCCGTCCACGTGGCCCTGGTCGATGAGAACCTGCCGGCCGACACCATGGACCTTGTGGGCCAACTGAAAGAAGCGGATCGCCAACTCAGCGTGATCCTGATGGGCTCGCAACTCTCGGTCGATACCGCCGTGCGAGGCATGCAGTTGGGCGTCTGCGACTACCTGGCCAAGCCCATCAACGGAGATCGTCTGCTCAAGGCGGTTGAGACCGCCCTCGGACGTCGCGGCATGTTCCTCACCTCGCCCGAAACCATCAACAAGATCATCGGCTCCCGACTCCGCGACATCCGGCGAGACTCCGACCTGACCACCCAGCAGTTGGCCGATCGCGTCGGCGTGACCCAGTCCCAGATCTCCCAGATCGAGACCGGCCGCAGCGCCGCCTCCGTGGTCACGCTCTACCGCATCTCGCACGCACTGGGAATGAACCTCTCCTCGCTGCTGGAAGGAATCTAG
- a CDS encoding Glu/Leu/Phe/Val dehydrogenase translates to MDLAKVSKLVNVPAAAVALLEKPEKEISLAVNIRVSDHKLVQTNAYVCFYSTVRGPAKGGIRFHPEVDMAHVRKLAELMVWKTALVGIPFGGGKSGVAVDPHGLDRPEKAILVKEFVHLIRHELSSGDYIPAPDMGTDGRDMATIFGETHLLECVTGKPPRVGGLPGREEATGRGVSTVTQLLARRCDLKPKETTVAIQGFGNVGSWTARFLHELGFKVVAVSDISAARYDPKGLDIGELKDHFARNGELLESCPIGQAIPRDELLELPVDIMIPAASSEVFTARNAEKVKARYIIEAANDPTTTEAEHILEANGVLIVPDILANAGGVIASYVEWRKARSGSLTPRSETYQVIDSVIGDSFKAVSDLADEYGISWRTAAEAKAVSEVASTMVDRGWL, encoded by the coding sequence ATGGACCTGGCCAAAGTCAGCAAGCTCGTCAACGTGCCGGCAGCCGCGGTGGCCCTGCTGGAGAAGCCCGAGAAGGAGATCAGCCTGGCGGTCAACATCCGGGTGAGCGACCACAAGCTGGTTCAGACCAACGCGTACGTGTGTTTTTATTCGACGGTGCGGGGTCCGGCCAAGGGGGGCATTCGGTTTCATCCGGAGGTGGACATGGCGCACGTGCGGAAGCTGGCGGAACTGATGGTCTGGAAGACGGCGCTGGTGGGGATTCCGTTCGGCGGGGGCAAATCGGGGGTGGCGGTGGACCCGCACGGGCTGGACCGGCCGGAGAAGGCGATTCTGGTCAAGGAATTCGTCCACCTGATCCGGCACGAGCTATCGAGCGGCGATTACATCCCGGCTCCGGACATGGGGACGGACGGCCGGGACATGGCGACGATCTTCGGCGAAACGCACCTGCTGGAGTGCGTGACGGGCAAGCCGCCGCGGGTGGGCGGGTTGCCCGGGCGCGAGGAGGCGACGGGCCGCGGGGTTTCGACGGTGACACAGCTTCTGGCCCGCCGCTGCGACTTGAAGCCGAAGGAGACGACGGTGGCGATCCAGGGGTTCGGGAACGTCGGCTCGTGGACGGCTCGTTTTCTGCATGAGTTGGGGTTCAAGGTGGTTGCGGTCAGCGACATCAGCGCGGCCCGGTACGATCCCAAGGGCTTGGACATCGGGGAGTTGAAGGACCACTTCGCCCGCAACGGCGAGCTGCTGGAGAGTTGCCCGATCGGTCAGGCGATTCCTCGCGACGAGCTTCTGGAGCTGCCGGTGGACATCATGATTCCGGCGGCCAGTTCGGAGGTGTTTACGGCCCGCAACGCGGAGAAGGTCAAGGCGCGGTACATCATCGAGGCGGCGAATGATCCGACGACGACGGAGGCTGAGCACATTCTGGAGGCGAACGGGGTGCTGATCGTTCCGGACATTCTGGCGAACGCGGGCGGCGTGATCGCCTCGTACGTGGAGTGGCGCAAGGCCCGGAGCGGATCGCTGACGCCTCGGAGCGAGACGTACCAGGTGATCGACAGCGTCATCGGGGATTCGTTTAAGGCGGTGAGCGATCTGGCGGACGAGTATGGGATTTCGTGGCGGACGGCGGCGGAGGCCAAGGCGGTCAGCGAGGTGGCGTCGACGATGGTCGATCGCGGCTGGCTGTAG